Proteins from a single region of Antechinus flavipes isolate AdamAnt ecotype Samford, QLD, Australia chromosome 2, AdamAnt_v2, whole genome shotgun sequence:
- the LOC127546696 gene encoding LOW QUALITY PROTEIN: protein ABHD12B-like (The sequence of the model RefSeq protein was modified relative to this genomic sequence to represent the inferred CDS: substituted 1 base at 1 genomic stop codon) — translation MTEGAIYWKRQDEMGLIEKIERFALERQKRRSLWFRNEPLQGGRAGAKIKTRTMGEKTLDVEVATEVPAPSLGCRDQSHDRPGYVRSWFNMVFKTLRSFSHSGPRLRRKVVSLYESSVIKSLKECFSPAIMEKIIFLNFWKAPFLVDSKKPESWIPHTVNFYIKPENGISLDVWHIVPKSRGKEAKGKDRSXYKVALQDGNPIIVYLHGSAENRPVSCPKIALKNNFNSEKIATNAAKTLEERGFLVDAMVLEAPFTNIHDASINYSLLKVYHKFPGFVRLFLDALTVDEIVFPNDEK, via the exons ATGACAGAGGGGGCAATCTATTGGAAAAGACAGGATGAAATgggattaattgaaaaaatagaaagatttgcCTTG GAGAGGCAGAAGAGGAGGAGTTTATGGTTTAGAAATGAACCACTGCAGGGAGGCAGAGCGGGTGCCAAAATAAAAACCAGGActatgggggaaaaaaccctgGACGTCGAAGTGGCAACCGAAGTCCCAGCCCCTAGTCTTGGGTGCCGAGACCAGTCCCACGACCGACCTGGCTATGTCAGATCCTGGTTTAACATGGTATTTAAGACGCTAAG ATCCTTTTCACACTCTGGACCAAGACTCAGAAGAAAGGTAGTCTCTCTCTATGAAAGCTCTGTTATCAAATCCTTAAAAGAATGCTTTTCCCCAGCCATTATGGAaaagattattttccttaattttt GGAAAGCTCCATTTCTAGTGGATTCAAAGAAACCAGAATCTTGGATTCCACACActgttaatttttatattaaaccTGAAAATGGAATATCTTTGGATGTCTG GCATATTGTCCCAAAAAGCAGGGGAAAAGAAGCTAAAGGGAAGGACCGAAGCTGATACAAGGTAGCTCTTCAAGATGGCAACCCAATTATAGTTTATCTCCATGGTAGTGCAGAAAACAGGCCAGTATCCTGCCctaaaatagcattaaaaaataatttcaactcTGAGAAAA tTGCAACAAATGCTGCAAAAACATTGGAAGAAAGAG GATTCCTAGTGGATGCAATGGTCCTAGAAGCTCCATTTACCAACATTCATGATGCATCTATCAACTATTCCTTATTAAAG gTGTACCATAAATTTCCAGGATTTGTACGTTTGTTTCTGGATGCATTGACAGTAGACGAAATTGTCTTTCCTAATGATGAAAAGTAA